The Streptomyces sp. Mut1 genome window below encodes:
- a CDS encoding HhH-GPD-type base excision DNA repair protein — MTNSDAGRDITLRIAQEPAADKLLARSPLAALVGMLLDQQVPMEWAFAGPYALAQRMGKDDLDAHEIATYAPEAFTELFTTKPALHRYPGSMAKRVQQLCQFLVAQYDGDAAAVWRDAATGAELRRRLNALPGFGTQKAQIFLALLGKQFGVRPPGWREAAGPYGEEGSHRSVADITGPESLAEVRAYKQEAKQAAKAAKAAAKIR; from the coding sequence ATGACCAACAGCGACGCAGGCCGAGACATCACCCTCCGGATCGCCCAGGAGCCGGCGGCGGACAAGCTTCTCGCACGCAGTCCGCTCGCCGCCCTGGTGGGCATGCTGCTGGATCAGCAAGTGCCGATGGAGTGGGCGTTCGCCGGGCCGTACGCCCTCGCGCAGCGCATGGGAAAGGACGATCTGGACGCGCACGAGATCGCCACGTACGCCCCGGAGGCGTTCACCGAACTGTTCACCACCAAACCCGCGCTGCACCGCTACCCCGGCTCGATGGCCAAGCGGGTGCAACAGCTGTGCCAGTTCCTGGTGGCGCAGTACGACGGTGACGCGGCGGCGGTGTGGCGCGACGCCGCGACCGGGGCGGAGCTGCGCAGGCGCCTCAACGCGCTGCCCGGGTTCGGCACGCAGAAGGCGCAGATCTTCCTCGCCCTGCTGGGCAAGCAGTTCGGTGTCCGGCCGCCGGGCTGGCGGGAGGCGGCGGGGCCGTACGGGGAGGAGGGCTCGCACCGGTCGGTCGCCGACATCACCGGACCGGAGTCGCTCGCCGAGGTCCGCGCGTACAAGCAGGAGGCCAAACAGGCCGCCAAGGCCGCGAAGGCGGCGGCGAAGATCCGGTGA
- a CDS encoding tRNA adenosine deaminase-associated protein: MYFAALLARTEDGWEASDTELDDVETLSDLTDLAREASVDEDTVLVFIEQEDAWFGVVRVDGEEDPRIYISDASAASRSSYGEILLTDELLGREPGAEDTIAALEELVGLDGTEDGEPHTADNNNDDDEDGPGAGVVPAGPVGDTGVLSDLGLPEAELLMLRTDALAEIADALGAAEVLETVR; this comes from the coding sequence GTGTACTTCGCCGCACTGCTCGCGCGCACCGAAGACGGGTGGGAAGCGAGCGACACGGAGCTCGACGATGTGGAGACCTTGTCCGACCTGACGGATCTGGCCCGTGAGGCCTCGGTCGACGAGGACACGGTGCTCGTATTCATCGAGCAGGAGGACGCCTGGTTCGGCGTCGTCCGGGTCGATGGTGAGGAGGACCCCCGGATCTACATCTCGGACGCCTCCGCCGCCTCACGCTCCTCGTACGGGGAGATCCTGCTCACCGATGAGCTGCTCGGCCGCGAACCAGGGGCCGAGGACACGATCGCCGCCCTTGAGGAGCTCGTCGGCCTCGACGGTACGGAGGACGGCGAGCCGCACACTGCCGACAACAACAACGATGACGACGAGGACGGGCCGGGCGCCGGTGTCGTCCCGGCCGGTCCGGTCGGTGACACCGGAGTGCTGTCCGACCTCGGGCTCCCCGAGGCCGAGCTGCTGATGCTGCGGACGGACGCCCTGGCGGAGATCGCGGACGCGCTGGGAGCGGCCGAGGTCCTGGAGACCGTCCGTTAG
- the serS gene encoding serine--tRNA ligase, with protein sequence MHDARALIDMGAEAVRRLARRGYSLDLAALEDLQSRRNQNIRSADELRAESKRVASEVQQTARQGGDITKLKERARELKDEIRAIEAGQEQVVEQLRDLLLSIPNLPSDAAPDGSTDEDAVEVRRVGTPPVFSFEPKDHVDIGEATGILDFARATKLSGPRFAVTRGAGAALERALATLFLDLHTRRHGYVEHAVPYLVTRRTMTGTGQLPKFEEDLFRTGVADRELFLIPTAEVPLTNLYADEIIPPAELPLALTAHTPCFRSEAGSYGRDTRGLIRQHQFSKVEMVRIVDPERAGAELENMVGHAEACLRELGLAYRVVTLAAGDTGFSARLTYDIEVWIPSQNTYREISSVSDFGTFQARRANIRTRGEDGKPKLVATLNGSGLPIGRTLAALLEQCQQEDGSLVLPEALAPYLGFRRIAADGTPEA encoded by the coding sequence ATGCATGATGCCCGCGCCCTGATTGACATGGGTGCCGAAGCGGTTCGTCGGCTCGCTCGTCGCGGTTACTCGCTGGACCTGGCCGCGCTGGAGGACCTCCAGTCCCGGCGGAACCAGAACATCCGCTCGGCCGACGAGCTGCGGGCGGAGTCGAAGCGGGTGGCGAGCGAGGTCCAGCAGACGGCCAGGCAGGGCGGTGACATCACCAAGCTGAAGGAGCGGGCCCGCGAGCTGAAGGACGAGATCCGGGCGATCGAGGCCGGGCAGGAGCAGGTGGTGGAGCAGTTGCGCGACCTCCTCCTCAGCATCCCGAACCTCCCGTCCGACGCGGCCCCGGACGGCTCCACCGACGAGGACGCGGTCGAGGTCAGGCGCGTGGGCACGCCGCCCGTGTTCTCCTTCGAGCCGAAGGACCACGTCGACATCGGCGAGGCCACCGGCATCCTCGACTTCGCTCGGGCGACCAAGCTGTCCGGCCCCCGCTTCGCGGTCACGCGCGGCGCGGGCGCGGCCCTGGAACGCGCCCTGGCGACCCTCTTCCTCGACCTGCACACCCGCCGCCACGGGTACGTCGAGCACGCCGTCCCGTACCTGGTCACCCGCAGGACCATGACCGGCACCGGACAGCTCCCGAAGTTCGAGGAGGACCTGTTCAGGACGGGGGTGGCCGACCGTGAGCTGTTCCTGATCCCCACGGCCGAGGTCCCGCTGACCAACCTCTACGCCGACGAGATCATCCCGCCCGCCGAACTGCCCCTGGCCCTCACCGCGCACACTCCGTGCTTCCGGTCCGAGGCCGGCTCGTACGGCCGGGACACCCGGGGGCTGATCCGGCAGCACCAGTTCTCCAAGGTCGAGATGGTGCGGATCGTCGACCCGGAGCGAGCCGGCGCCGAACTGGAGAACATGGTCGGGCACGCCGAGGCCTGCCTGAGGGAACTCGGCCTCGCCTACCGCGTCGTCACCCTCGCGGCCGGCGACACGGGCTTCTCCGCCCGCCTCACGTACGACATCGAGGTCTGGATCCCGAGCCAGAACACCTACCGCGAGATCTCCTCGGTCTCCGACTTCGGCACCTTCCAGGCCCGCCGCGCCAACATCCGCACCCGGGGCGAGGACGGCAAGCCGAAGCTCGTCGCCACCCTCAACGGCTCCGGCCTCCCCATCGGCCGCACCCTGGCCGCCCTCCTGGAGCAGTGCCAGCAGGAGGACGGCTCCCTGGTCCTGCCGGAGGCTCTGGCGCCGTACCTCGGCTTCCGCCGTATCGCCGCCGACGGGACACCGGAGGCGTAA
- a CDS encoding Dabb family protein, with protein MIRHLVLFKLNDGVERDDPRVVAGAQAFRDLAGKVPELEFWECAWNITDRPIAYDFAINSAVADEAALKRYVEHPDHQAAAGQWREFATWVIADYPF; from the coding sequence GTGATCCGCCATCTGGTCCTGTTCAAGCTGAACGACGGCGTCGAGCGGGACGATCCCCGGGTCGTGGCGGGTGCCCAGGCGTTCCGGGACCTGGCGGGCAAGGTCCCCGAGCTGGAGTTCTGGGAGTGCGCCTGGAACATCACGGACCGGCCGATCGCGTACGACTTCGCCATCAACTCCGCCGTCGCCGACGAGGCCGCGCTGAAGCGCTACGTCGAGCATCCGGACCATCAGGCGGCCGCCGGCCAGTGGCGCGAGTTCGCCACCTGGGTGATCGCCGACTACCCGTTCTGA
- a CDS encoding class I SAM-dependent methyltransferase, with protein MQIVRGKKLEKASDGEFQQLVEASSRVVVDVGTGDARASYRIAKENPSWLVVGVDPAWQRMTQTSIRSRRKPAKGGVPNLLLVNSSVENAPDELLGAADELLVLMPWGKLLHGLVRGDEDIWSGLRSVAKPNAPLTATVGTSIWREPVPRDIQGLPELTRPYVDEVLSAKALACGWKVTDFQLTRAEEAAAVSSSWARRLDAASTEVIATLTAVAAGADAEGPAEAGQ; from the coding sequence ATGCAGATCGTGCGAGGCAAGAAGCTGGAAAAGGCCTCCGACGGGGAATTCCAGCAGCTGGTCGAGGCAAGCTCCCGGGTCGTCGTGGACGTCGGGACGGGCGACGCACGGGCGTCCTACCGCATCGCCAAGGAGAATCCCTCCTGGCTGGTCGTGGGAGTGGACCCGGCGTGGCAGCGGATGACACAGACGAGCATTCGCAGCCGGCGGAAGCCCGCCAAGGGCGGCGTACCGAATCTGCTGCTGGTGAATTCCTCGGTCGAGAACGCCCCGGACGAGCTGCTGGGGGCCGCCGATGAATTGCTGGTCCTGATGCCCTGGGGGAAATTGCTCCACGGCCTGGTGCGCGGGGACGAGGACATCTGGAGCGGGCTGCGGTCGGTGGCCAAGCCGAATGCGCCGCTCACCGCGACGGTCGGCACCAGCATCTGGCGCGAACCGGTGCCCCGCGACATCCAGGGCCTTCCGGAACTGACCCGCCCGTACGTGGACGAGGTGCTGTCCGCGAAAGCCCTCGCGTGCGGGTGGAAGGTCACCGATTTCCAGCTCACCAGGGCCGAGGAGGCGGCGGCGGTCTCGTCGTCGTGGGCCCGCAGGCTGGACGCGGCCAGCACCGAGGTCATCGCCACGCTGACGGCCGTCGCGGCCGGGGCGGACGCGGAGGGGCCCGCCGAAGCCGGGCAGTGA
- a CDS encoding type II toxin-antitoxin system VapB family antitoxin produces the protein MIFKRIGNGQPYPAHGRESTRQWADVAPRPVRLDQLVTTKGQLDLETLLAEDSTFYGDLFAHVVKWQGDLYLEDGLHRAVRAALQQRQVLHARVLELG, from the coding sequence GTGATCTTCAAGCGCATCGGAAATGGGCAGCCTTATCCCGCCCACGGCCGGGAAAGCACCCGGCAGTGGGCGGACGTCGCGCCGCGCCCGGTCCGCCTGGACCAGCTCGTGACCACCAAGGGCCAGCTGGACCTCGAAACCCTCCTCGCCGAGGACTCCACGTTCTACGGCGACCTGTTCGCGCACGTCGTGAAGTGGCAGGGCGACCTCTATCTGGAGGACGGGCTGCACCGCGCGGTCCGTGCCGCGCTCCAGCAGCGCCAGGTGCTGCACGCCCGCGTGCTCGAACTCGGTTAG
- a CDS encoding DUF371 domain-containing protein, with translation MKIHARGHENVRATHAKTLEITGEQDITPRATCVIGVGAALDGRELALLRGPVAVRLAAGPHVATGTAVVNPHHAVTDRLVLRRSDHGSPDTFAVRSTLVASALGPEFVAALADPANEVTLTLTEAGPRQPLVLVNRRDQPEPQGRTGLLWRAAAASVDLDAARVPDDARTALAEGGVVAAVTSGPLEGRSQAAGAWLAEAAGLGARFEVLGDATGTVPALLAAGLPVAPAVGLGRVDRRALAGAPCADLLRSAAVPVVFRTTGADLGVLGEVLAGSFGERRIAVPDGRPDLGHGVTWLPLPEAVESFGSDDEGVFVLAPPERAAWNVDLRPLLPLLVEQGVTARTLSTVLRPFGISRRDLYDALGDKARKQAEK, from the coding sequence ATGAAGATCCACGCCAGGGGCCACGAGAACGTCCGCGCGACCCACGCCAAGACCCTGGAGATCACCGGCGAGCAGGACATCACGCCCCGGGCGACCTGTGTCATCGGTGTCGGCGCCGCCCTCGACGGCCGGGAGCTGGCCCTGCTGCGCGGGCCGGTCGCCGTCCGGCTCGCGGCCGGGCCGCACGTGGCGACCGGCACCGCCGTGGTCAACCCGCACCACGCGGTGACCGACCGGCTGGTCCTCAGGCGCAGCGACCACGGCTCGCCGGACACCTTCGCGGTCCGCAGCACGCTGGTGGCGAGCGCGCTCGGCCCGGAGTTCGTCGCCGCGCTGGCCGACCCGGCGAACGAGGTGACCCTGACGCTCACCGAGGCGGGGCCGCGTCAGCCGCTCGTGCTCGTGAACCGCCGGGACCAGCCGGAGCCGCAGGGGCGGACCGGGCTGCTGTGGCGGGCGGCGGCGGCCTCGGTGGACCTGGACGCCGCGCGCGTGCCGGACGACGCGCGGACGGCCCTGGCCGAGGGCGGGGTCGTCGCGGCGGTCACCTCGGGCCCGCTGGAGGGCCGCTCCCAGGCGGCCGGTGCGTGGCTGGCCGAGGCGGCCGGGCTGGGGGCCCGGTTCGAGGTGCTGGGCGATGCGACCGGGACCGTACCGGCGCTGCTGGCGGCGGGGCTGCCGGTCGCTCCCGCGGTCGGGCTCGGCCGGGTCGACCGGCGGGCGCTCGCCGGGGCACCCTGCGCGGACCTGCTGCGTTCGGCGGCGGTCCCCGTGGTGTTCCGGACGACGGGCGCGGACCTCGGGGTGCTCGGCGAGGTGCTGGCCGGGTCCTTCGGTGAGCGGCGGATCGCCGTTCCGGACGGCCGGCCCGACCTCGGGCACGGGGTGACGTGGCTGCCGCTCCCCGAGGCCGTCGAGTCGTTCGGGAGCGACGACGAGGGCGTGTTCGTCCTGGCACCGCCGGAGCGGGCCGCGTGGAACGTCGATCTGCGGCCCCTGCTCCCGCTCCTGGTCGAACAGGGGGTCACCGCCCGGACGTTGAGCACGGTGCTCCGCCCGTTCGGGATCAGCAGGCGGGACCTCTACGACGCGCTGGGCGACAAGGCCAGGAAACAGGCCGAGAAGTAG
- the tadA gene encoding tRNA adenosine(34) deaminase TadA codes for MTEAPHPYDPNHPHDPVRDPWRAAMRRALAEADHAAATGDVPVGAVVLGPDGAPLSTGHNEREATGDPTAHAEVLALRRAAAALGEWRLSGCTLVVTLEPCTMCAGALVQARVGRVVYGARDEKAGAAGSLWDLVRDRRLNHRPEVIPGVLEADCAALLTAFFRDR; via the coding sequence GTGACCGAAGCACCCCACCCGTACGACCCGAACCACCCGCACGATCCGGTGCGGGACCCGTGGCGGGCGGCCATGCGCCGCGCCCTGGCCGAGGCGGACCACGCGGCGGCGACCGGTGACGTACCGGTCGGCGCCGTCGTCCTCGGCCCGGACGGGGCGCCGCTCTCCACGGGCCACAACGAACGCGAGGCGACCGGCGACCCGACCGCGCACGCCGAGGTCCTGGCGCTGCGCCGGGCCGCCGCCGCGCTCGGTGAATGGCGGCTGTCCGGCTGCACCCTGGTCGTCACCCTGGAGCCCTGCACGATGTGCGCGGGCGCCCTGGTGCAGGCCCGGGTGGGACGGGTGGTCTACGGGGCGCGGGACGAGAAGGCGGGCGCCGCCGGCTCGCTCTGGGACCTCGTGCGCGACCGGCGCCTCAACCACCGGCCCGAGGTGATCCCCGGCGTCCTGGAAGCCGACTGCGCGGCCCTGCTGACGGCCTTCTTCCGCGACCGCTGA
- the upp gene encoding uracil phosphoribosyltransferase — MRIHVVDHPLVAHKLTTLRDKRTDSPTFRRLADELVTLLAYEATRDVRTEQVDIETPVTPTTGVKLSHPRPLVVPILRAGLGMLDGMVRLLPTAEVGFLGMIRDEETLQASTYASRMPDDLSGRQVYVLDPMLATGGTLVAAIRELIKRGADDVTAVVLLAAPEGVEVMERELAGTPVTVVTASVDERLNENGYIVPGLGDAGDRMYGTAD, encoded by the coding sequence ATGCGGATCCACGTCGTCGACCACCCGCTGGTCGCGCACAAACTCACCACCCTGCGCGACAAGCGCACCGACTCCCCGACCTTCCGGCGCCTCGCCGACGAGCTGGTGACCCTGCTCGCGTACGAGGCCACCCGCGATGTGCGCACTGAACAGGTCGACATCGAGACCCCGGTGACACCCACCACCGGCGTGAAGCTGTCGCACCCCCGCCCCCTGGTCGTGCCGATCCTGCGGGCCGGTCTCGGCATGCTCGACGGCATGGTCCGGCTGCTGCCGACCGCCGAGGTGGGCTTCCTCGGCATGATCCGCGACGAGGAGACGCTCCAGGCGTCCACCTACGCGAGCCGGATGCCGGACGACCTCTCCGGCCGCCAGGTGTACGTCCTGGACCCGATGCTGGCCACGGGCGGCACGCTCGTCGCGGCCATCCGGGAGCTGATCAAGCGCGGTGCGGACGACGTCACCGCGGTCGTGCTCCTCGCGGCCCCCGAGGGCGTCGAGGTGATGGAGCGCGAGCTCGCCGGGACCCCGGTGACCGTGGTCACCGCCTCGGTCGACGAGCGGCTCAACGAGAACGGCTACATCGTGCCGGGCCTCGGCGACGCGGGCGACCGCATGTACGGCACCGCCGACTAG
- a CDS encoding LytR C-terminal domain-containing protein: MGGKYRITGDKYPRMRRPRRRSRLVLAAIASVVALGLAGWGTLQLIDVFTGGDKTASAADRTQCPSPKPSAPAKVLPRPAKITVNVYNATPRSGLAKAAADELKKRGFKIGEVGNATAAYDKKVPGPGLLLGAPAAVDGSFPVLGTQLPGALTKTDTRKNGEVDLIIGTQFKAFSKPQAAASALTALTKPAPAPSSC; the protein is encoded by the coding sequence ATGGGCGGAAAGTACCGCATCACGGGTGACAAGTACCCCCGTATGCGGCGCCCCCGCCGCCGCAGCAGACTGGTCCTCGCCGCCATCGCCTCCGTGGTCGCCCTCGGGCTGGCCGGATGGGGCACGCTGCAGCTCATCGATGTCTTCACGGGCGGCGACAAGACGGCCAGCGCCGCCGATCGCACGCAGTGCCCGTCGCCGAAGCCCTCGGCGCCCGCCAAGGTGCTGCCGCGGCCCGCGAAGATCACGGTCAACGTCTACAACGCGACCCCGCGCAGCGGTCTCGCCAAGGCGGCCGCCGATGAGCTGAAGAAGCGCGGTTTCAAGATCGGCGAGGTGGGGAACGCCACCGCCGCCTACGACAAGAAGGTCCCGGGGCCAGGACTCCTGCTGGGCGCCCCGGCCGCCGTCGACGGATCGTTCCCGGTGCTCGGGACCCAGTTGCCGGGGGCCCTGACCAAGACCGACACCCGGAAGAACGGGGAGGTCGACCTGATCATCGGGACGCAGTTCAAGGCGTTCAGCAAGCCGCAGGCCGCCGCCTCCGCGCTGACCGCCCTGACGAAGCCGGCCCCGGCGCCGTCCTCCTGCTGA
- a CDS encoding RNA polymerase sigma factor SigF translates to MPASTAPQVPPQTHQPAQATPPAAPAHQAAPTVPPAGSAQAPGAVRTIEIETETPDETVTPARSRGADTRALTQVLFGRLKGLEPGTPEHDRVRTALIEANLPLVRYAAARFRSRNEPMEDVVQVGTIGLINAIDRFDPERGVQFPTFAMPTVVGEIKRYFRDNVRTVHVPRRLHELWVQVTGATEDLTTAHGRSPTTAEIAERLKISEEEVLACIEAGRSYHATSLEAAQEGDGLPGLLDRLGYEDPALAGVEHRDLVRHLLVQLPEREQRILLLRYYSNLTQSQISAELGVSQMHVSRLLARSFARLRSANRIEA, encoded by the coding sequence GTGCCGGCCAGTACAGCGCCTCAAGTGCCTCCCCAGACCCATCAACCGGCCCAGGCCACCCCTCCGGCGGCGCCGGCCCACCAGGCGGCGCCGACGGTGCCGCCGGCCGGGTCGGCCCAGGCACCGGGCGCGGTGCGGACGATCGAGATCGAGACCGAGACCCCGGACGAGACGGTCACGCCCGCCAGGTCGCGGGGCGCGGACACCCGGGCGCTCACCCAGGTGCTCTTCGGCCGGCTCAAGGGCCTCGAACCGGGCACCCCGGAGCACGACCGGGTGCGGACCGCACTGATCGAGGCAAACCTCCCCCTCGTGCGGTACGCCGCCGCGCGCTTCCGCAGCCGCAACGAGCCGATGGAGGACGTCGTCCAGGTCGGCACCATCGGCCTGATCAACGCGATCGACCGCTTCGACCCCGAACGCGGCGTCCAGTTCCCGACATTCGCCATGCCCACCGTGGTCGGCGAGATCAAACGGTACTTCCGGGACAACGTGCGCACCGTCCACGTACCCCGCCGGCTCCACGAGCTGTGGGTCCAGGTCACCGGCGCCACCGAGGACCTGACGACGGCTCACGGGCGCTCCCCCACCACCGCGGAGATCGCCGAGCGGCTGAAGATCTCCGAGGAGGAGGTGCTGGCCTGCATCGAGGCCGGCCGCTCGTACCACGCCACCTCGCTGGAGGCGGCCCAGGAGGGCGACGGGCTGCCCGGACTCCTGGACCGCCTCGGCTACGAGGACCCGGCCCTTGCGGGCGTCGAGCACCGGGACCTGGTCCGGCATCTGCTCGTACAACTGCCCGAGCGCGAGCAGCGCATCCTGCTGCTGCGGTACTACAGCAACCTGACTCAGTCGCAGATCAGTGCCGAACTGGGTGTCTCCCAGATGCACGTGTCAAGGCTCCTGGCCCGAAGTTTCGCTCGACTTCGGTCAGCAAACAGGATCGAAGCGTAG
- a CDS encoding TerD family protein produces the protein MREMTKGANVGLADLSDDAGSVVVGLSWSSTAGDGDADVSVLLLDGNGKVRGDADFFYYNNPAAADGSVQLLGKTPTDSGSEDRIGLDLTAVPEDVERLVVAASRYGGSRFGELDDLRMTVADRSGEALLGFSITDASVESAFIFGELYRRGTEWKYRAIGQGYETGLAGLATDFGIDVDDEGEAEGATNGEEAAGATDTDLPAAERPEAPVPPSAPAVPAQQTREAQETRPAAPAAPKRARGPRTAKKKVTLPAVATKSLAENDAWRAARLFPASNLKSDKEREVRATSVLLSVMAQVPEFGRRLTAAFGAPAGRMQTFTEVSLPHGETPKRPDGVIRVERAGKLWTALVETKTNGNALRTEQVQNYMDIAARRGYEAVITLSNDVALEGSPLVEVKTDGRRKHKVALRHLSWAEVAHQAQMLIRHEGVGNAAHAWLLQELLHYLQHENSGCHGFQNMGPSWVPVRNGIDEETLSQGDPRAVEVVESWERLIRQVCLRLGGELGQKALPVQRTQRGSTALSRRAALADRLCEEGRLAAELRVDGSPGTITIVADLRTGKLRTSVEIPVPEGAYPLTSAKRLMRQLAEAPADLHVETLVEGQSGPRGTLERLRPEPGDVLPRDGSRITGFRLSLFKGMGATRGNAESGFIRSVDNAVDRFHSHVIAHLAQADRRTTRRAPATEPAPDPATEAATDRTPVRT, from the coding sequence ATGCGAGAGATGACCAAGGGCGCCAACGTCGGGCTGGCGGACCTGAGCGACGACGCCGGTTCGGTCGTCGTCGGCCTGAGCTGGAGCAGCACCGCCGGGGACGGCGACGCGGACGTGTCCGTGCTCCTGCTGGACGGCAACGGCAAGGTGCGCGGCGACGCCGATTTCTTCTACTACAACAATCCGGCCGCCGCCGACGGCAGCGTGCAGTTGCTCGGCAAGACGCCGACCGACAGCGGCAGCGAGGACCGCATAGGCCTCGACCTGACCGCCGTCCCCGAGGACGTCGAACGCCTGGTCGTCGCCGCGAGCCGGTACGGCGGCTCCCGCTTCGGCGAGCTGGACGACCTGCGGATGACCGTCGCCGACCGTTCGGGCGAGGCGCTGCTCGGCTTCTCGATCACCGACGCCTCGGTGGAGAGCGCCTTCATCTTCGGCGAGCTGTACCGGCGCGGTACGGAGTGGAAGTACCGGGCCATCGGCCAGGGGTACGAGACCGGCCTCGCGGGGCTCGCCACCGACTTCGGCATCGATGTGGACGACGAGGGCGAGGCGGAGGGCGCCACGAACGGCGAGGAAGCCGCCGGCGCCACGGACACGGACCTCCCCGCCGCGGAGCGGCCCGAGGCACCCGTACCGCCGTCGGCCCCCGCCGTACCCGCGCAGCAGACGCGGGAAGCGCAGGAAACGCGGCCGGCCGCGCCTGCCGCGCCCAAGCGGGCGCGTGGGCCCCGCACCGCGAAGAAGAAGGTGACGCTGCCGGCCGTCGCCACGAAGTCGCTCGCCGAGAACGACGCCTGGCGGGCCGCGCGGCTGTTCCCCGCCTCGAACCTCAAGAGCGACAAGGAGCGGGAGGTACGGGCGACCTCCGTGCTGTTGTCGGTGATGGCGCAGGTGCCGGAGTTCGGCCGCCGGCTGACCGCCGCGTTCGGGGCGCCCGCCGGGCGCATGCAGACCTTCACCGAGGTCTCGCTCCCGCACGGCGAGACCCCCAAACGCCCCGACGGGGTGATCCGGGTGGAGCGGGCGGGGAAGCTGTGGACGGCCCTCGTGGAGACGAAGACCAACGGGAACGCCCTGAGGACGGAGCAGGTCCAGAACTACATGGACATCGCCGCGCGCCGGGGCTACGAGGCCGTGATCACGCTGTCCAACGACGTGGCCCTGGAGGGCAGCCCGCTGGTCGAGGTCAAGACCGACGGGCGGCGCAAGCACAAGGTCGCGCTGCGGCACCTGTCCTGGGCCGAGGTCGCGCACCAGGCGCAGATGCTGATCCGGCACGAGGGCGTCGGCAACGCCGCACACGCCTGGCTCCTCCAGGAGCTCCTGCACTACCTCCAGCACGAGAACTCCGGCTGCCACGGCTTCCAGAACATGGGCCCGTCCTGGGTGCCCGTGCGCAACGGCATCGACGAGGAGACCCTCAGCCAGGGCGACCCGCGTGCGGTGGAGGTCGTGGAGAGCTGGGAGCGGCTCATCCGGCAGGTCTGTCTGCGCCTCGGCGGTGAGCTGGGCCAGAAGGCGCTGCCGGTCCAGCGCACCCAGCGCGGCTCCACGGCCCTCTCGCGGCGGGCGGCGCTCGCCGACCGGCTGTGCGAGGAGGGGCGCCTCGCCGCCGAGCTGCGCGTCGACGGCTCGCCCGGCACGATCACGATCGTCGCCGACCTGCGGACCGGGAAGCTGCGCACCTCGGTGGAGATCCCGGTGCCCGAGGGGGCCTACCCGCTGACGTCGGCCAAGCGTCTGATGCGGCAGCTGGCGGAGGCGCCCGCCGATCTGCACGTCGAGACGCTGGTCGAGGGCCAGAGCGGGCCGCGCGGCACGCTGGAGCGCCTCCGTCCGGAACCGGGCGACGTGCTCCCCCGGGACGGCAGCCGGATCACGGGATTCCGGCTCTCCCTGTTCAAGGGCATGGGCGCCACGCGCGGCAACGCCGAGTCCGGTTTCATCCGCAGTGTCGACAACGCCGTGGACCGCTTTCACTCGCATGTGATCGCCCACCTCGCGCAGGCCGACCGCCGCACCACCCGCCGGGCACCGGCCACCGAGCCGGCCCCGGACCCGGCCACGGAGGCGGCGACGGACCGGACACCCGTGCGGACCTGA
- a CDS encoding TrmH family RNA methyltransferase, giving the protein MFEHLRHKPGSSLLRKRELVIACSAFRSRVNLSSVVRTAGCCGVEKIIACGNAKLDPKIARDGAEHVEIEMRRSLPPVLKKMREDGYTIIALEQATHSKSLHEISFPRKSVIVLGNERTGLKEDELACVDECVEIPVWGFPHSYNVATAGAMAMYEYCKQFPTG; this is encoded by the coding sequence ATGTTCGAACATCTCCGCCATAAGCCGGGCTCTTCCTTGCTCCGTAAGCGTGAGCTCGTCATCGCTTGCTCGGCATTCCGCAGCCGCGTCAATCTGTCGAGTGTGGTGCGCACGGCGGGATGCTGCGGAGTGGAGAAGATCATCGCGTGCGGCAACGCGAAACTCGACCCGAAGATCGCCCGGGACGGTGCCGAGCACGTCGAGATCGAAATGCGCAGGAGCCTTCCTCCGGTACTGAAGAAGATGCGCGAGGACGGTTACACGATCATCGCGCTCGAACAGGCCACGCATTCCAAGAGCCTGCACGAGATCAGCTTCCCCCGTAAGTCGGTCATCGTCCTCGGGAACGAGCGCACCGGCCTCAAGGAGGACGAACTCGCGTGCGTGGACGAGTGCGTGGAAATCCCGGTCTGGGGCTTCCCGCACAGCTACAACGTCGCGACGGCCGGCGCCATGGCCATGTACGAGTACTGCAAGCAGTTCCCGACCGGCTGA